The Pseudomonas sp. SCB32 DNA window CCGTTGGCCAGCAGGCGCTGGGCCTTCTGGGTTTCCTCGTCGCGCAGGCGCTCGGCCTGCTGGCGATAGGCGCGCAGCACGTCGACGGCGGCCAGCTCGCGCAGGCGCGCCATGAAATCGACGACGCCGTCGCCGACCAGTTCCTCGGCGGCCTGGGCAGCACCCTGGCGGCTCTTGAGGTTCTCGGCGACCACTTCGTGGAGGTCGTCGACGCTATAGAGGTAGACGTCTTCCAGCTCGCCGACTTCCGGCTCGATATCGCGCGGCACGGCGATATCGACCATGAACATCGGCTTGTGCCGGCGCTGCTTCAGCGCCCGCTCCACTGCGCCCTTGCCGAGGATCGGCAGTTGGCTGGCGGTGGAACTGATGACGATGTCGCTGTTGACCAGCTCGTCGGGCATGTCAGCCAGCAGGATGGCGCGGGCGCCGAACTGCTCGGCCAGCAGGCTGGCGCGCTCCAGGGTGCGGTTGGCGACCACGATGCGCTTCACGCCCTGCTCGTGCAGGTGGCGGGCGACCAGGGTGATGGTCTCGCCGGCGCCGATCAGCAGCGCCTGGCTGCGGCTCAGGTCGCTGAAGATCTGCCGGGCCAGGCTCACCGCGGCGAAGGCCACGGACACCGGGTTCTCGCCGATGGCGGTATCGGTGCGCACGGTCTTGGCGGTGCTGAAGGTCGCCTGGAACAGGCGGCCAAGCATCGGGCCGATGGTGCCGGCCTCGCGGGCCACCGCATAGGCGGACTTCATCTGGCCGAGGATCTGCGGCTCGCCCAGCACCATGGAGTCCAGGCCGGCGGCGACGCGCATCATGTGGCGCACCGCATCGTCGTCCTGGTGCACGTAGGCGCAGGCGCGCAGGTCATCGATGTTCAGATGGTGGTAATCGGCGAGCCAGGCCAGCACGTCACCGGCGTCCGGGTGCTCGATCTCCAGGTAGAGTTCGCTGCGGTTGCAGGTCGAGAGGATCGCAGCCTCGCGGCTGGACG harbors:
- the hemA gene encoding glutamyl-tRNA reductase — its product is MAFIALGINHKTASVAVRERVAFTPEQMVEALQLLCRLTSSREAAILSTCNRSELYLEIEHPDAGDVLAWLADYHHLNIDDLRACAYVHQDDDAVRHMMRVAAGLDSMVLGEPQILGQMKSAYAVAREAGTIGPMLGRLFQATFSTAKTVRTDTAIGENPVSVAFAAVSLARQIFSDLSRSQALLIGAGETITLVARHLHEQGVKRIVVANRTLERASLLAEQFGARAILLADMPDELVNSDIVISSTASQLPILGKGAVERALKQRRHKPMFMVDIAVPRDIEPEVGELEDVYLYSVDDLHEVVAENLKSRQGAAQAAEELVGDGVVDFMARLRELAAVDVLRAYRQQAERLRDEETQKAQRLLANGADPMEVMAQLARGLTNKLLHAPSVQMKKLSAEGRIDALAVAQELFALEEGTDKR